A single region of the Oreochromis niloticus isolate F11D_XX linkage group LG19, O_niloticus_UMD_NMBU, whole genome shotgun sequence genome encodes:
- the LOC102082380 gene encoding probable G-protein coupled receptor 151 has protein sequence MPVLLIGVCVSGAVGNLLVLLIFIRDFRNGKGSEVKALLASLASTDLVILLLCAPVRAITYYKQTWTLGSFVCSTTDWFQHSCVVAKTLILAFTTRAKHTLVPSNATGGLHNPTWIHGALAFIWIVSMMFPIPQMLFASMLPYGRDNICVSEMPACASDFMSLFYKIYPTATFVVPVIYTVAYYTKTLHTAVNHAPRPQHQSKVILVLLCLSGALGLMLLPEWGTFTWIRLGYSRPPVGLMMFAQVLLYACSSFSPVILMTMYDDVRQGLISIWFIGTCRSKKRVSRKKCPKTEGNGAEVGANAVTNAISPGNEKTFPDVEHFWTGRRNTHVEEDQDPVPWEREEKML, from the coding sequence ATGCCTGTCCTCTTGATCGGTGTCTGCGTGTCCGGAGCGGTTGGGAATTTGCTCGTTTTGCTAATTTTCATCCGTGACTTCAGGAACGGAAAGGGCTCTGAGGTAAAAGCACTTCTCGCTTCTTTAGCTTCCACGGATTTGGTGATCCTGTTATTGTGCGCGCCCGTGCGCGCAATCACCTACTATAAGCAGACCTGGACCTTGGGGAGTTTTGTGTGCAGCACCACAGACTGGTTCCAGCACTCGTGTGTGGTTGCAAAAACTTTAATCCTCGCATTCACCACCAGAGCCAAACACACTTTGGTTCCCAGCAACGCCACGGGGGGTCTGCACAACCCGACGTGGATTCACGGAGCCCTGGCGTTCATTTGGATAGTGTCCATGATGTTTCCCATCCCTCAGATGCTGTTTGCCTCCATGCTGCCGTATGGCCGCGACAATATTTGCGTCTCCGAAATGCCAGCGTGCGCGTCTGACTTCATGAGTTTGTTCTACAAGATTTATCCGACTGCAACCTTTGTTGTGCCAGTCATCTACACAGTGGCCTACTACACTAAAACGCTGCACACTGCGGTGAACCACGCACCGAGACCGCAGCACCAGAGCAAAGTTATCCTGGTTTTATTGTGTCTGAGCGGCGCCCTCGGGCTCATGCTGCTGCCGGAGTGGGGGACATTCACCTGGATCAGACTCGGCTACTCCAGGCCTCCCGTGGGTTTAATGATGTTCGCGCAAGTCCTCCTTTACGCATGCAGCTCTTTCTCACCGGTCATCTTGATGACCATGTACGACGATGTGCGTCAGGGACTGATCAGCATCTGGTTCATCGGGACCTGCAGAAGCAAGAAGCGCGTGTCCCgaaaaaaatgtccaaaaacGGAGGGGAACGGAGCAGAGGTCGGAGCAAACGCCGTCACCAACGCGATCTCGCCAGGGAACGAGAAGACGTTCCCAGATGTGGAGCACTTTTGGACAGGGCGCAGAAATACACACGTGGAAGAGGACCAGGACCCGGTTCCatgggagagagaggagaaaatgTTGTAA